A stretch of the Bacillus anthracis str. Vollum genome encodes the following:
- the nirB gene encoding NADPH-nitrite reductase large subunit produces MKKRLVMIGNGMAGIRCMEEILKHDCDSYEITIFGDEPHPNYNRIMLSHVLQGKTNIQDIIMNEYSWYEENEITLYTNERVQSIDREEKVIMTEKNRTLTYDKLIIATGSSAFILPVEGSTLPGVTGFRTIEDTQFMMDTAKEKKKAVVIGGGLLGLEAARGLIDLGMDVHVVHLMPSLMEQQLDTKAASLLREDLEAQGMKFLMEKKTVKILGTNHVEGIQFEDGEVVDCDLIVMAVGIRPNTQIARDAGLIVNRGIVVNDYMLTNDESIYAVGECAEHDGIAYGLVAPLYEQGAILAKHISNLQTDGYSGSIVGTQLKVAGCDLFSAGQIYEDDQTKAISIFNECKRSYKKVLIRDNKVVGIVLYGDTADGTRLFSMLKKEEDIQEYTPASILHKAGEESELDVATMSADDTICGCNGVTKGTIVHAILEQELTTFEEVKGCTKAAGSCGKCRPLVEQVLSHTLGDAFDASAQSAGMCGCTPLSRDEVVAAIHEKGLKSPKEVRNVLGFVHEDGCSKCRPALNYYLRMAIPEEYEDDKASRFVNERMNGNIQHDGTFSVIPRMYGGVTTADDLMKIAEVAKKYDVPLVKITGASRIGLYGVKKQDLPNVWADLNMTSGYAYSKSLRNVKSCVGSRFCRFGTKDSLGLGMLLEQSLEMVDTPHKMKMGVTGCPRNCAEVLTKDFGVVCVENGYQLYIGGNGGTEVREADFVMIVPTEDDVLHIATAYMQYYRETGIYGERTAYWTERLDFDHIKEILQDANMVTKLNERFQTARGTYKEAWGQALETKSLKAMYEVETVK; encoded by the coding sequence ATGAAAAAACGTTTAGTTATGATCGGAAATGGTATGGCTGGCATACGTTGTATGGAAGAAATATTAAAACATGATTGTGATTCATATGAGATTACTATTTTTGGAGATGAACCACACCCAAACTATAATCGCATTATGCTCTCTCATGTTTTACAAGGTAAAACAAATATACAAGATATCATTATGAATGAATACAGTTGGTATGAAGAAAACGAAATAACTTTGTATACAAATGAAAGAGTTCAAAGTATTGACCGAGAAGAAAAAGTTATTATGACAGAAAAGAATCGTACTCTTACATATGACAAGCTTATTATTGCAACAGGTTCTAGTGCTTTTATTTTACCTGTTGAAGGTTCCACTCTTCCTGGTGTAACAGGTTTTCGAACCATTGAAGATACACAGTTTATGATGGATACTGCTAAAGAAAAGAAAAAGGCCGTTGTCATTGGTGGTGGATTACTTGGTTTAGAAGCAGCACGAGGTCTTATTGACTTAGGAATGGACGTACATGTTGTTCATTTAATGCCTAGCTTAATGGAGCAACAACTAGATACGAAAGCCGCTTCTCTACTGCGTGAAGATTTAGAAGCACAAGGCATGAAGTTTCTCATGGAAAAGAAAACTGTAAAAATTCTTGGTACAAACCATGTTGAGGGCATTCAATTTGAAGATGGTGAAGTTGTAGATTGTGATTTAATCGTAATGGCTGTCGGAATCCGACCAAATACGCAAATAGCAAGAGATGCTGGTTTAATTGTCAATCGCGGCATTGTAGTCAATGACTATATGCTAACAAATGATGAGTCCATTTATGCAGTTGGCGAATGTGCAGAACATGACGGTATCGCATATGGACTTGTTGCCCCTCTTTATGAACAAGGTGCAATATTAGCGAAACATATATCGAATTTACAAACTGATGGATATTCGGGCAGTATCGTCGGTACGCAATTAAAAGTTGCTGGTTGTGATTTATTCTCTGCAGGCCAAATTTATGAAGATGATCAAACGAAAGCAATATCCATCTTTAATGAATGCAAACGTTCCTATAAAAAAGTATTAATTCGTGACAATAAAGTCGTCGGTATCGTTTTATATGGTGACACAGCTGATGGTACACGCCTCTTTAGCATGTTAAAGAAAGAAGAAGATATACAAGAATATACACCAGCGTCCATTCTTCACAAAGCTGGTGAAGAAAGTGAACTTGATGTTGCTACAATGAGTGCGGATGACACGATTTGTGGATGTAATGGTGTTACGAAAGGAACAATCGTTCATGCCATTTTAGAACAAGAGTTAACGACTTTTGAAGAAGTTAAAGGCTGTACGAAAGCCGCAGGGTCTTGTGGTAAATGTCGTCCGCTTGTAGAACAAGTTTTATCTCATACACTCGGAGATGCTTTTGATGCCTCAGCCCAGTCTGCTGGTATGTGCGGATGTACACCTTTATCACGTGATGAAGTCGTAGCGGCAATTCATGAAAAAGGCTTAAAATCACCAAAAGAAGTACGAAATGTTCTTGGTTTTGTACATGAAGATGGCTGTTCAAAATGTCGTCCTGCTTTGAACTACTATTTACGTATGGCGATTCCAGAAGAATATGAAGATGATAAAGCCTCCCGTTTCGTTAATGAAAGAATGAATGGTAACATCCAGCACGATGGTACATTCTCTGTTATTCCACGTATGTACGGAGGCGTTACAACAGCAGATGATTTAATGAAAATTGCTGAAGTTGCGAAAAAGTATGATGTTCCACTTGTGAAAATTACCGGTGCAAGTCGAATTGGCTTATACGGTGTTAAGAAACAAGATTTACCTAACGTATGGGCTGACTTAAATATGACTTCTGGATATGCGTATTCAAAATCTCTTCGTAATGTAAAATCATGTGTTGGCTCTCGTTTCTGCCGTTTCGGTACGAAAGATTCATTAGGACTTGGTATGCTCCTTGAACAATCATTAGAAATGGTAGATACACCTCATAAAATGAAGATGGGTGTAACGGGCTGTCCGCGTAACTGTGCGGAAGTACTTACGAAAGATTTTGGCGTTGTTTGTGTCGAAAATGGATACCAACTTTATATTGGTGGAAATGGTGGTACAGAAGTACGTGAAGCTGATTTTGTAATGATTGTCCCTACTGAAGATGATGTTCTTCACATCGCTACAGCTTACATGCAATATTATCGTGAAACTGGTATTTACGGAGAGCGTACTGCCTACTGGACAGAACGATTAGACTTCGATCACATAAAAGAAATACTGCAAGATGCAAATATGGTCACTAAGTTAAATGAACGTTTCCAAACGGCCCGTGGCACATATAAAGAAGCTTGGGGACAAGCACTAGAAACGAAATCATTAAAAGCGATGTATGAAGTAGAAACTGTGAAATAA
- the ric gene encoding iron-sulfur cluster repair di-iron protein: MEHTFTETSIVGEIVTQFPKASDLFKSYRIDFCCGGNKPLIDAIHERNLSATEVITELNTLYHNTKRLNESEIDWKNASYRELIDYVIHKHHRYLNEELPQLSPYVTKVLRVHGANQPHLAKIHKLFHELKMELEQHLIKEETEDFPLILEFEKNPTDENYAKLRKVVDELENEHNHAGNIIKELRKVTNDFTPPEGACGTYRLVYNRLEALESDLFEHIHLENNILFPRAITRA, translated from the coding sequence ATGGAACATACATTTACTGAAACTTCTATTGTCGGTGAGATTGTTACACAATTTCCAAAAGCTAGTGATCTTTTTAAATCCTATAGAATAGATTTTTGTTGTGGCGGTAATAAGCCACTTATTGATGCAATTCATGAAAGAAATTTATCAGCTACTGAAGTAATTACAGAGTTAAATACGCTTTATCATAATACGAAACGATTAAATGAATCTGAAATTGATTGGAAAAATGCTTCTTATCGTGAATTGATTGATTATGTGATTCATAAGCATCATCGTTATTTAAATGAAGAGTTACCACAGTTAAGTCCTTATGTGACGAAAGTATTACGTGTTCATGGAGCAAATCAGCCGCATTTAGCTAAAATTCATAAGCTATTTCATGAACTTAAAATGGAATTAGAACAGCATTTAATTAAAGAAGAAACAGAAGATTTCCCATTAATTTTAGAATTTGAAAAAAATCCAACTGATGAAAACTATGCAAAGTTACGTAAAGTAGTAGATGAACTAGAAAATGAACATAACCACGCTGGCAACATTATTAAAGAGCTTCGTAAAGTTACAAATGACTTTACTCCCCCAGAAGGAGCTTGCGGCACTTATCGACTTGTTTACAATCGCCTTGAAGCGTTAGAGTCTGATTTATTTGAGCACATTCATTTAGAAAATAATATTTTATTTCCACGTGCCATTACGAGAGCGTAA
- a CDS encoding excalibur calcium-binding domain-containing protein, translating to MAILSNIGTALFLIAFILLILCIISFFKKNGKAKQYGRPAVILFMISIVLIITSAETANNPIVEFFSILSFVLFVFFLVLAILSVIKKTGVAKKQFIITAILFVIFGALSSISNPTSEKTTATSKQVASNNAEQKDSEKKKELEKKEADEKAQKQEDEKRQADEQARKQEDEKRQADEQARKQQEEQKRLADEQTRKQQEEQKRQADEQARKQQEEQKRQADEQARKQQEEQKRQADEQARKQQEEQKRQADEQARKQQEEQKRLADEQARKQQEEQKKSQQTQTQPASGNTSSAYYKNCAAVRAAGKAPLYKGQPGYDSHLDRDGDGVACEK from the coding sequence ATGGCGATTTTGAGTAATATTGGTACAGCTTTATTTTTAATTGCTTTTATTCTTTTAATTCTATGTATCATTTCATTCTTTAAGAAAAATGGAAAAGCAAAACAGTATGGTCGTCCTGCCGTTATTCTTTTTATGATTTCGATTGTATTAATAATAACTAGTGCTGAGACTGCTAATAACCCAATTGTTGAATTTTTTTCTATTTTAAGTTTTGTTTTATTTGTTTTCTTCCTCGTACTAGCAATCTTATCTGTAATTAAAAAGACAGGTGTAGCAAAAAAACAATTTATTATCACTGCTATTTTATTTGTTATTTTTGGTGCGTTATCAAGTATTTCAAACCCTACTTCTGAAAAAACGACAGCAACTAGTAAACAAGTTGCATCTAACAATGCAGAACAAAAAGATAGCGAGAAGAAAAAAGAACTAGAAAAGAAAGAAGCGGACGAAAAAGCTCAAAAGCAAGAAGATGAGAAACGTCAAGCCGATGAACAAGCTCGTAAGCAAGAGGATGAAAAACGCCAGGCTGATGAACAAGCTCGTAAACAACAAGAAGAACAAAAACGTCTTGCTGATGAACAAACTCGTAAACAACAAGAGGAACAAAAACGCCAGGCTGATGAACAGGCTCGTAAACAACAAGAAGAACAAAAACGCCAGGCTGATGAACAGGCTCGTAAACAACAAGAAGAACAAAAACGCCAGGCTGATGAACAAGCTCGTAAACAACAAGAAGAGCAAAAACGCCAGGCTGATGAACAAGCTCGTAAACAACAAGAAGAGCAAAAACGTCTGGCTGATGAACAAGCTCGCAAACAACAAGAGGAACAGAAAAAATCACAGCAAACTCAAACACAACCTGCTTCAGGAAATACTAGTAGTGCATATTACAAAAATTGTGCCGCAGTTAGAGCTGCCGGGAAAGCTCCTCTATATAAAGGACAACCAGGTTATGACTCACATCTTGATCGTGATGGCGATGGAGTTGCATGTGAAAAATAG
- the exsG gene encoding exosporium protein ExsG: MEFQLLVTCILQEGNAFFLVTKVDDVITLKVPITAGVAGLFLALGVPRCS, from the coding sequence ATGGAATTCCAATTGTTGGTGACTTGTATATTACAAGAAGGTAATGCTTTCTTTTTAGTAACGAAAGTAGACGATGTTATTACATTGAAAGTACCAATTACAGCGGGAGTAGCAGGTTTATTCTTAGCTTTAGGTGTACCAAGATGTTCTTAA
- a CDS encoding arylamine N-acetyltransferase family protein: protein MMTNLQKEFFKRLKIPAKEITFNDLDEILLNMGMILPYENLDIMAGTIKNISKNNLVEKLLIQKRGGLCYELNSLLYYFLMDCGFQVYKVAGTVYDLYDNKWKPDDGHVIIILHHNKKDYVIDAGFASHLPLHPVPFSGEVISSQTGEYRIRKRTTQKGTHILEMRKGANGESTNFLQSEPSDEWKIGYAFTLDPIDEQKVNNIQKVIVEHKESPFNKGAITCKLTNYGHISLTNKNYTETFKGTKNKRPIESKDYARILRESFGITQVKYVGKTLERG from the coding sequence ATGATGACCAATTTACAAAAGGAGTTTTTTAAACGACTAAAAATTCCTGCAAAAGAAATAACATTTAATGATTTAGATGAAATTCTCTTAAACATGGGAATGATTCTCCCCTATGAAAATCTTGATATTATGGCTGGCACTATTAAAAACATCTCAAAAAATAACTTAGTAGAAAAGTTACTTATTCAAAAACGAGGCGGTCTTTGTTATGAATTAAACTCCTTACTATATTACTTTTTAATGGATTGTGGATTTCAAGTATATAAAGTAGCCGGTACTGTTTATGACCTTTACGATAATAAATGGAAACCTGATGATGGTCATGTCATTATCATATTACATCATAATAAAAAAGATTATGTTATAGATGCCGGTTTTGCCTCTCACCTACCTTTACATCCAGTCCCTTTTAGCGGAGAAGTCATATCTTCTCAAACGGGTGAATATCGAATTCGCAAACGAACTACTCAAAAAGGTACACACATTTTAGAAATGAGAAAAGGAGCTAACGGGGAATCTACAAATTTTTTACAATCTGAACCTTCAGATGAATGGAAAATAGGCTATGCCTTCACTTTAGATCCAATAGATGAGCAAAAGGTGAATAACATTCAAAAAGTCATTGTAGAACATAAAGAATCTCCTTTTAATAAAGGAGCTATCACTTGTAAATTAACTAATTATGGTCACATATCATTAACAAATAAAAATTATACAGAAACCTTTAAAGGCACCAAAAATAAACGTCCAATAGAATCAAAAGATTATGCTCGCATTCTTCGTGAATCTTTTGGAATAACACAAGTGAAATATGTAGGAAAAACACTAGAAAGAGGTTAG
- the spoVS gene encoding stage V sporulation protein SpoVS, whose translation MENILKVSSKSSPNSVAGAIAGVLRTSGNVEIQAIGAGSLNQAIKAIAIARGFVAPGGIDLAFVPAFQEVTINDQERTAIKLIIGPRKKRS comes from the coding sequence ATGGAAAATATATTAAAGGTATCTTCAAAATCAAGCCCCAATTCAGTCGCAGGTGCAATAGCAGGTGTACTAAGAACAAGTGGAAATGTAGAAATTCAAGCGATTGGAGCGGGTTCATTAAACCAAGCGATTAAAGCAATTGCAATCGCAAGAGGATTTGTTGCTCCAGGTGGTATTGACTTAGCCTTTGTTCCAGCATTTCAAGAGGTTACTATTAATGATCAAGAAAGAACGGCGATTAAATTGATTATAGGTCCTAGGAAGAAGCGTTCTTAA
- a CDS encoding YxiF family protein: MSNMNKSRIEILKMKAKRTGSRKELIDELSNIVTVSMDSFMEPESNDLFCKNLFNTLTQTSNIKNFGSTNYEENGRLSIVLLKETAKTIKFPVDQGRLFFSKGGKFEAAKLNIAELFENLEELSTISRFLTGYADFVLVGDNLEFGIVIERTEYHYEFSMWGVSTI, translated from the coding sequence TTGAGTAATATGAATAAAAGCCGAATTGAAATTCTAAAAATGAAAGCAAAAAGAACTGGTAGTAGAAAAGAACTGATAGACGAACTTTCTAATATTGTTACAGTTTCTATGGACTCATTTATGGAGCCAGAATCTAATGATTTATTTTGTAAAAACTTATTTAATACGCTAACACAAACTTCAAACATAAAAAACTTTGGTAGCACTAATTATGAAGAAAACGGAAGACTATCAATAGTACTGTTAAAAGAAACAGCTAAAACCATTAAATTTCCAGTTGATCAAGGGAGACTCTTTTTCTCTAAGGGTGGTAAATTTGAAGCAGCTAAACTGAACATCGCTGAATTATTTGAGAATTTAGAAGAGTTATCAACCATATCAAGATTTCTAACTGGATATGCAGATTTTGTATTAGTTGGGGATAATTTAGAATTCGGGATCGTTATTGAGCGCACTGAATACCACTACGAATTCAGTATGTGGGGTGTATCCACAATATGA